From a region of the Xanthomonas rydalmerensis genome:
- the rimK gene encoding 30S ribosomal protein S6--L-glutamate ligase, which translates to MKLAILSRNTKLYSTRRLVEAGRERGHTVRVLDPLRCYMRIAAGAFTMHYKGKPITGYDAVIPRIGNSVTRYGTAVLRQLEMMGVCTPNPSDAILRARDKLRAHQLLAAKGIDMPMTVFGDNPDDTGDLLSMLGPPPHVVKLNEGTQGTGVILTEKASASRGVVEALRGLYANFLVQEFIGEAEGADLRCFVVGNQVVAAMRRTAPEGDFRSNLHLGGAAERTVASRGEQEVAVRSAKALGLGVAGVDLIRSRRGPLVLEVNSTPGLEGIETVCGLDIAGKVIEHLEACLKRKKSVI; encoded by the coding sequence ATGAAGCTCGCCATCCTGTCCCGCAATACCAAGCTGTACTCGACCCGGCGCCTGGTCGAGGCCGGCCGCGAACGCGGGCACACGGTGCGCGTACTGGACCCGCTGCGCTGCTATATGCGCATCGCCGCCGGCGCCTTCACCATGCATTACAAGGGCAAGCCGATCACCGGCTACGACGCGGTGATCCCGCGGATCGGCAATTCGGTGACCCGCTACGGCACCGCGGTGCTGCGGCAGTTGGAGATGATGGGCGTCTGTACGCCAAACCCGTCCGATGCGATCCTGCGCGCCCGCGACAAGCTGCGCGCGCACCAATTGCTGGCGGCCAAGGGCATCGACATGCCGATGACCGTGTTCGGCGACAACCCGGACGACACCGGCGATCTGCTGTCCATGCTCGGCCCGCCGCCGCACGTGGTGAAGTTGAACGAAGGCACCCAGGGCACCGGGGTGATCCTGACCGAGAAGGCCAGCGCCTCGCGTGGCGTGGTCGAGGCGCTGCGCGGGCTGTATGCCAATTTCCTGGTGCAGGAGTTCATCGGCGAGGCCGAGGGCGCCGACCTGCGCTGCTTCGTGGTCGGCAACCAGGTGGTAGCGGCGATGCGCCGCACCGCGCCGGAGGGCGACTTCCGCTCCAACCTGCATCTCGGCGGTGCCGCCGAGCGGACCGTGGCCAGCCGCGGCGAGCAGGAGGTGGCGGTGCGCTCGGCCAAGGCGCTGGGCCTGGGCGTGGCCGGCGTCGACCTGATCCGCTCGCGGCGCGGGCCGCTGGTGCTGGAGGTCAACTCCACGCCGGGCCTGGAAGGCATCGAGACGGTCTGTGGGCTGGATATCGCCGGCAAGGTCATCGAGCACCTCGAGGCCTGCCTGAAGCGAAAGAAATCAGTGATTTAG
- a CDS encoding response regulator transcription factor yields MRILVIEDNSDIAANLGDYLEDRGHTVDFAADGVTGLHLAVVHEFDAIVLDLNLPGMDGIEVCRKLRNEARKQTPVLMLTARDSLDNKLAGFDSGADDYLIKPFALQEVEVRLNALSRRGKGVHTRVLETGDLEYNLDTLEVRRQGKLLQLNPTALKILQALMEAAPAVVTRQELETRVWGEELPDSDSLRVHIHGLRAVVDKPFDVPMIQTRHGIGYRIAAPDA; encoded by the coding sequence GTGCGAATTCTAGTGATCGAAGACAACAGCGACATCGCCGCCAATCTGGGCGATTACCTCGAGGACCGCGGCCATACCGTCGATTTCGCCGCCGATGGCGTCACCGGCCTGCACCTGGCGGTAGTGCATGAATTCGACGCGATCGTGCTCGACCTCAACCTGCCGGGCATGGACGGCATCGAGGTCTGTCGCAAGCTGCGCAACGAGGCGCGCAAGCAGACCCCGGTGCTGATGCTCACCGCGCGCGATTCGCTGGACAACAAGCTCGCCGGCTTCGATTCCGGTGCCGACGACTATCTGATCAAGCCGTTCGCGCTGCAGGAAGTGGAAGTGCGGCTCAACGCGCTGTCGCGCCGCGGCAAGGGCGTGCACACCCGGGTGCTGGAGACCGGCGACCTGGAATACAACCTGGATACGCTGGAGGTCCGTCGCCAGGGCAAGCTGCTGCAGCTCAATCCCACCGCGCTGAAGATCCTGCAGGCGCTGATGGAAGCCGCGCCGGCGGTGGTGACCCGGCAGGAGCTGGAAACCCGTGTGTGGGGCGAGGAACTGCCCGATTCCGACTCCCTGCGCGTGCATATCCATGGCCTGCGCGCGGTGGTGGACAAGCCGTTCGACGTGCCGATGATCCAGACCCGTCACGGCATCGGCTACCGCATCGCCGCACCCGATGCCTGA
- a CDS encoding sensor histidine kinase, giving the protein MPEAPALPRVVRRRGRYRRRLRSRIILSFVLLGFGLTALFAFATNWARARVENQLVEVVLNRNIDEYSHRFFSDPSKNPDLPVQQMVGRVVKSDRFEALRREQPEWYNFSDGIHNVSGRDETGKPFSYKVAVRKTPNVWFFLAYDMTQTMQGEVQLNRTLILSVLVFSALSLVIGWWSASRVMRPVSDLAARLRAYRGSSDPKPLAPHFPDDEVGQLAEALDDYSARLTEVVQRDREFNADVSHELRTPLAVIRGATELLLTRPNLDEKVLQRLQRIQRAEQQCSDLIGSLLLLSRNERGQGHSNVAKVAEQLIESHRAQLGGKPLQLLLEGERNLTIDAPEAALSVALGNLIGNAVKYTQEGQVVVRVLSDAVQVIDSGPGLSEEDAAKLFQRGYRGTHAGHSQGGGIGLSIVSRLCDLYGWQVNVRPGATKGVVATLWFKPA; this is encoded by the coding sequence ATGCCTGAAGCACCGGCGTTGCCGCGGGTCGTGCGGCGGCGCGGGCGTTACCGCCGCCGCCTCCGCAGCCGCATCATCCTCTCGTTCGTGCTGTTGGGCTTCGGCCTGACCGCGCTGTTCGCGTTCGCCACCAACTGGGCGCGCGCGCGCGTGGAGAACCAGCTGGTCGAGGTGGTGCTGAACCGCAACATCGACGAGTACTCGCACCGGTTCTTTTCCGATCCGTCGAAGAATCCGGATCTGCCGGTGCAGCAGATGGTCGGCCGGGTGGTCAAGAGCGACCGTTTCGAGGCGCTGCGGCGCGAGCAGCCGGAGTGGTACAACTTTTCCGACGGCATCCACAACGTGTCCGGTCGCGACGAAACCGGCAAGCCGTTCTCCTACAAGGTGGCGGTGCGCAAGACCCCGAACGTCTGGTTCTTCCTCGCCTACGACATGACCCAGACCATGCAGGGTGAGGTGCAGCTCAATCGCACGTTGATCCTGTCGGTGCTGGTGTTCAGCGCGTTGTCCCTGGTGATCGGCTGGTGGTCGGCGTCGCGGGTGATGCGGCCGGTGTCGGACCTGGCGGCGCGCTTGCGCGCGTATCGCGGCAGTAGCGATCCCAAGCCGCTGGCGCCGCACTTTCCCGACGACGAGGTCGGCCAGTTGGCCGAGGCGTTGGACGACTACTCGGCGCGCCTGACCGAAGTGGTGCAGCGCGACCGCGAGTTCAATGCGGACGTCAGCCATGAACTGCGCACGCCGCTGGCGGTGATCCGTGGCGCCACCGAACTGCTGCTGACCCGGCCCAATCTCGACGAGAAGGTGCTGCAGCGCCTGCAGCGCATCCAGCGCGCCGAACAGCAGTGCAGCGACCTGATCGGCTCGCTGCTGCTGCTGTCGCGCAACGAGCGCGGGCAGGGCCACAGCAACGTCGCCAAGGTCGCCGAGCAGTTGATCGAATCGCACCGCGCGCAGTTGGGCGGCAAGCCGCTGCAGTTGTTGCTGGAAGGCGAGCGCAACCTCACCATCGATGCGCCGGAAGCGGCGCTGTCGGTGGCGCTGGGCAACCTGATCGGCAATGCGGTCAAGTACACCCAGGAAGGGCAGGTGGTGGTGCGGGTGCTGAGCGACGCGGTGCAGGTGATCGATTCCGGTCCCGGCCTGAGCGAAGAGGACGCGGCCAAGCTGTTCCAGCGCGGCTATCGCGGCACGCATGCAGGCCATTCTCAGGGCGGCGGCATCGGCCTGTCGATCGTCAGCCGGCTATGCGATCTCTATGGTTGGCAGGTCAACGTGCGTCCGGGCGCCACCAAGGGCGTGGTGGCGACGCTATGGTTCAAGCCGGCTTGA